Proteins co-encoded in one Mycobacterium mantenii genomic window:
- a CDS encoding L,D-transpeptidase has translation MRTGVRCVLAVIGVAANVVVAPAGVSVAAASESHGFAIASVLPARDEVVGVAHPVMVKFRAPITNPANRAAAERAVDVKSTPAMTGKFQWLDDKVVQWVPDRYWPAHSTIALTVGGVSTEIKTGPAVLGVASISEHTFTVSIDGVEAGPPTSLPAPHHRPHFGEQGVMPASMGRPEYPTPVGSYTVLSKEEAVTMDSSSVGIPVDDPNGYLLTVNYAVRITSRGLFVHSAPWAVNSLGLENVSHGCISLSPDDAEWYYDHVNVGDPVIVQE, from the coding sequence ATGCGGACGGGTGTTCGGTGTGTTCTTGCGGTGATTGGAGTCGCTGCGAATGTGGTCGTGGCGCCGGCGGGTGTAAGCGTGGCGGCGGCCAGCGAGTCGCATGGTTTCGCGATCGCGTCGGTGCTGCCGGCGCGCGACGAGGTCGTGGGTGTGGCGCACCCCGTGATGGTGAAATTCCGTGCGCCCATCACCAACCCGGCCAACCGGGCGGCCGCCGAGCGTGCCGTTGACGTCAAATCGACGCCCGCGATGACCGGCAAGTTCCAGTGGCTCGACGACAAGGTCGTCCAGTGGGTTCCGGATCGATACTGGCCGGCGCACAGCACAATTGCGCTGACCGTGGGCGGGGTGTCCACCGAGATCAAAACGGGCCCCGCCGTCCTCGGCGTTGCCAGCATCTCCGAACACACCTTCACCGTGAGCATCGACGGCGTCGAGGCGGGACCGCCGACCTCACTGCCGGCGCCGCACCACCGGCCGCACTTCGGGGAGCAGGGCGTGATGCCCGCCTCGATGGGCAGGCCGGAATACCCGACGCCCGTCGGCTCGTACACCGTGCTGTCCAAAGAGGAAGCGGTGACCATGGATTCGAGCAGCGTCGGCATCCCCGTCGACGACCCCAACGGTTACCTGCTCACGGTCAATTACGCCGTCCGCATCACCAGCCGCGGCCTGTTCGTGCATTCCGCTCCGTGGGCCGTCAACTCACTGGGACTCGAAAACGTCAGCCACGGCTGCATCAGCCTGAGCCCCGACGACGCCGAGTGGTACTACGATCACGTCAACGTCGGCGACCCGGTGATCGTCCAGGAATAG
- a CDS encoding DUF732 domain-containing protein — protein MSRRRLATGFIGSAVLGGPLLAGLIWAGPAQADAAGFLNDMHRDGIHAVTGGDAALLQAGLNVCQQLSWGAPASQLEGLALQRSDDRQGAGGLTPQQADDIVGYAQRDLCPS, from the coding sequence ATGTCGCGACGTCGTCTCGCCACCGGGTTCATCGGCTCGGCCGTACTCGGTGGCCCACTTCTCGCCGGCCTCATCTGGGCCGGCCCGGCGCAGGCCGACGCGGCCGGTTTCCTCAATGACATGCACCGGGACGGCATCCACGCCGTCACCGGAGGCGACGCGGCGCTGCTACAGGCGGGCCTGAACGTATGCCAGCAGCTGTCATGGGGCGCCCCCGCATCCCAGCTGGAAGGCCTGGCGCTGCAACGTTCCGATGACAGGCAGGGCGCCGGTGGGCTCACTCCCCAGCAGGCCGACGACATCGTCGGTTACGCCCAGCGGGACCTGTGCCCCAGCTAG
- a CDS encoding DUF732 domain-containing protein: protein MAARRLYGRFMGAALASGPLLLAGILCAGPARADQAAFLNDLHNAGIHAINGGDPELLQMGADLCQQLSWGASPQQLEGLALQRSDADQGTGGINGRQAADVVIFALRDLCPNA, encoded by the coding sequence ATGGCGGCACGCAGGCTTTATGGCCGGTTCATGGGAGCGGCGCTGGCGAGTGGCCCACTTCTGCTCGCCGGGATCCTCTGCGCCGGCCCGGCGCGGGCCGACCAGGCCGCCTTCCTCAACGACCTGCACAACGCCGGGATCCACGCCATCAACGGCGGCGACCCGGAACTGTTGCAGATGGGCGCGGACCTATGCCAGCAGCTTTCCTGGGGAGCCTCACCCCAACAGCTGGAAGGGCTGGCGCTGCAACGCTCAGACGCCGACCAGGGAACCGGCGGGATCAACGGTCGCCAGGCCGCAGACGTGGTCATCTTCGCCCTACGCGATCTGTGCCCCAACGCCTGA
- a CDS encoding mannitol dehydrogenase family protein, protein MKLNARNLTRLKIPVPIYDRSQIGIGIAHFGVGGFHRSHQAMYVDRLLNAGLARDFGICGIGVLPGDQRMRDALRGQDHLYTLILEHPDGTRQPRVIGSIVDYRYAPDDPDSVIDLLADPATRIISLTITEGGYQPPLSAVFGLVAQACNRRRERGLSSPTIVSCDNIAGNGDVARRVFTSYAERINPELAQWMREETTFPNSMVDRITPVTTPDVLERLGSEYGVADAWPVTAEPFAMWVIEDDFADGRPPLDQAGVQLVDDVAPYEAMKLRLLNASHQGLCYFAYLAGYRLVHEAAQDPLIAEFLARYMNSEATPTLQRVPGLDEFRAGLLPRFANAYIRDTVARLCAESSDRIPKWLLPVVRDNLRSGGPVRLSAAIVASWARYAEGVDEQGQPIEVVDRLADTLVPIARSQRDDPAAFLANRSVFGDLVDHERLRDAYLWALDSLHRHGARATLRALIGAAGS, encoded by the coding sequence GTGAAGCTGAACGCACGGAATCTGACCCGCCTGAAGATTCCCGTCCCGATCTATGACCGAAGCCAAATCGGCATCGGCATAGCGCATTTCGGCGTCGGCGGCTTTCACCGCTCCCACCAGGCCATGTACGTCGACCGCTTGCTCAACGCCGGGCTCGCCCGGGATTTCGGCATCTGCGGCATCGGTGTGCTGCCGGGCGACCAGCGCATGCGCGACGCGCTGCGCGGCCAGGACCACCTGTACACACTGATCCTCGAACACCCCGACGGCACCCGGCAACCGCGAGTCATCGGCTCCATCGTCGACTACCGTTATGCGCCTGATGATCCCGACTCCGTGATCGATCTGCTCGCCGATCCGGCCACCCGGATCATCTCGCTCACCATCACCGAGGGCGGTTACCAGCCGCCGCTGAGCGCGGTGTTCGGGTTGGTGGCGCAGGCGTGCAACCGGCGACGCGAGCGCGGCCTGTCCTCCCCCACGATCGTCTCCTGCGACAACATCGCCGGGAACGGAGACGTGGCGCGACGGGTCTTCACGTCGTACGCCGAGCGGATCAATCCCGAACTTGCGCAATGGATGCGCGAGGAGACCACCTTCCCCAACTCGATGGTCGACCGGATCACACCGGTGACCACGCCCGACGTCCTCGAGCGCCTCGGCTCCGAATACGGTGTGGCCGACGCCTGGCCCGTCACCGCGGAACCCTTCGCCATGTGGGTCATCGAGGATGACTTCGCCGACGGGCGCCCACCGCTGGATCAGGCCGGTGTGCAACTCGTCGACGACGTGGCGCCGTACGAGGCGATGAAGCTGAGGCTGCTCAACGCCAGCCATCAGGGCCTGTGTTACTTCGCTTACCTGGCCGGGTATCGGCTGGTACACGAAGCCGCCCAGGACCCGCTGATCGCCGAATTCCTTGCCCGCTATATGAATTCGGAAGCCACGCCGACCCTGCAGCGCGTCCCGGGGCTGGACGAGTTCCGGGCCGGGCTCCTGCCGCGCTTCGCCAACGCCTACATCCGCGACACCGTGGCCCGGTTGTGCGCCGAGTCCTCGGACCGCATCCCGAAGTGGTTGTTGCCCGTGGTGCGCGACAACCTGCGCTCCGGCGGCCCGGTGCGCCTGTCGGCGGCGATCGTCGCCAGCTGGGCGCGCTACGCCGAGGGCGTCGACGAGCAGGGCCAACCGATCGAGGTGGTGGACCGCCTCGCCGACACCCTGGTTCCGATCGCCCGCTCCCAGCGTGACGACCCCGCCGCCTTCCTGGCCAACCGTTCGGTATTCGGCGACCTCGTCGATCACGAGCGCCTCCGGGACGCCTATCTGTGGGCGCTGGATTCGCTGCACCGGCACGGCGCACGCGCCACGTTGCGAGCCCTGATCGGGGCCGCCGGATCGTGA
- a CDS encoding FGGY family carbohydrate kinase has translation MTLVAGIDSSTQSCKVLVCDAATGKVVREGHASHPPGTEIAPAAWEIAAHGAIEAAGGLDGVDALAVGAQQHGMVCLDASGQVIRPALLWNDVRSADAARALVSELGGARAWARAVGVVPLAAITVAKLRWLADHEPAHADRTAAVCLPHDWLTWRLRGEADVAALTTDRSDASGTGYYDAATGAYRFDLLELALRGRHPELPTVLEPSGRTRSSTGLFGAGLGDNAAAALGLGAEEGDVIVSIGTSGVVAAVAADPVRDDAGFVAGFADGAGRYLPLVCTLNGARVLDAAAAMLRVDHDELSRLALSAPPGSAGLALVPYLEGERTPNRPNATGALHGLRLSNATSANVARAAVEGLLCSLADGVAHLAAHGVVARRILLVGGGAQSRALREIAPTVFGMPVLAPTPAQYVALGAARQAAWALSGSPQPPAWHPPPTDEYAAGPAPEVLAHYARVRDLTEGI, from the coding sequence GTGACGCTGGTCGCCGGCATCGACTCCTCGACACAGTCCTGCAAGGTGCTGGTGTGCGACGCCGCCACCGGCAAGGTGGTCCGCGAGGGACACGCCAGTCACCCGCCAGGCACCGAAATCGCCCCGGCGGCATGGGAAATCGCAGCCCATGGAGCCATCGAGGCCGCGGGCGGGCTCGATGGCGTCGACGCGCTCGCCGTCGGCGCGCAGCAGCACGGCATGGTCTGCCTGGACGCATCCGGACAGGTGATACGCCCCGCGCTGCTGTGGAACGACGTGCGATCCGCCGATGCCGCGCGCGCCCTCGTCAGCGAGCTGGGTGGCGCGCGGGCGTGGGCCCGGGCCGTCGGCGTCGTGCCGCTGGCCGCGATCACGGTGGCGAAATTGCGGTGGCTGGCCGACCACGAGCCGGCGCACGCGGACCGCACCGCGGCGGTCTGTCTGCCGCACGACTGGTTGACGTGGCGGCTGCGCGGTGAGGCCGACGTCGCGGCGCTGACCACCGATCGCAGCGACGCCAGTGGCACCGGCTACTACGACGCCGCAACGGGCGCTTACCGTTTCGATCTGCTGGAACTGGCCCTGCGCGGCCGTCACCCCGAACTGCCGACCGTACTGGAACCTTCGGGCCGAACCCGCAGCAGCACAGGACTTTTCGGAGCCGGTCTCGGCGACAATGCCGCCGCGGCGCTGGGCCTGGGCGCCGAAGAGGGCGACGTGATCGTCTCGATCGGCACGTCGGGGGTGGTGGCCGCGGTCGCCGCGGACCCCGTCCGTGACGACGCGGGATTCGTCGCCGGATTCGCCGACGGCGCCGGGCGCTACCTCCCGCTGGTGTGCACCCTCAACGGCGCGCGGGTGCTGGATGCGGCCGCCGCGATGTTGCGGGTCGACCACGACGAGTTGTCCCGGCTCGCGCTGTCGGCGCCGCCGGGCAGCGCGGGTCTGGCGCTGGTCCCCTACCTGGAGGGCGAACGGACTCCGAACCGGCCCAACGCAACTGGTGCGCTACACGGCCTGCGCCTGTCCAATGCGACGTCGGCCAATGTGGCCCGGGCCGCGGTGGAGGGGCTGCTGTGCTCGCTCGCCGACGGCGTCGCCCACCTGGCCGCGCACGGCGTCGTCGCGCGCCGCATCCTGCTGGTCGGCGGCGGCGCCCAATCCCGGGCACTGCGCGAGATAGCCCCCACGGTGTTCGGCATGCCGGTGCTGGCACCCACCCCGGCGCAGTACGTGGCGTTGGGCGCGGCGCGGCAGGCGGCGTGGGCGTTGAGCGGATCGCCCCAACCGCCCGCGTGGCATCCGCCACCCACGGACGAATACGCCGCCGGCCCCGCACCCGAGGTACTGGCGCACTACGCGCGGGTGCGCGACCTGACCGAGGGGATTTAG
- a CDS encoding bifunctional phosphatase PAP2/diacylglycerol kinase family protein, translating into MNRGPWQRARGIKQITRGLGTLDREIFDAIAETDTPLLDTIMPPLTRVADNSKLWFAIAAALMASRNKSAQRGATRGVVTLAATSLVTNQVAKRVRRRQRPGYELVPLVRQVRRRPTSNSFPSGHSASAAAFAVGVGLENPMVGFGLALLAGLVGLSRVATGAHYPGDVIAGFGIGAGLAVLGGRLVPPIAETALPKTEPLRVETPERPDGAGVVLVINPESGSGTGARVVDEVRDALPKVDIHELGPDDDPVEVLREAAERAEVLAVGGGDGTVAAAAGVAIDAGLPLAVFPAGTFNHFAKDIGCDTVAKTVDAIRRGSVACVDLVCLNESQMVLNTASIGAYPTFVQQREKLEKRIGKPLAGLYAMLHTLRRDEPVRISYDNKTLLTSLFFLGNSLYLPTGFAPARRTRMDDGLIDVRMLEAGRRWARTRILAALALGGLERSPLYHELQVPEFSFAAVDGPTVIACDGEVGDEYEKASFSAKYRVLPVFRPCD; encoded by the coding sequence ATGAACAGGGGCCCCTGGCAACGCGCGCGCGGCATCAAACAAATCACCCGGGGACTGGGCACGCTCGATCGAGAGATCTTCGACGCCATCGCCGAGACCGACACCCCGCTGCTGGACACGATCATGCCGCCGCTGACCCGGGTGGCCGACAACTCCAAGCTGTGGTTCGCCATCGCCGCGGCCCTGATGGCCTCGCGGAACAAGAGCGCCCAGCGCGGCGCGACGCGCGGTGTGGTGACGCTCGCTGCCACCAGCCTGGTCACCAACCAGGTCGCCAAACGCGTCCGCCGGCGACAGCGTCCGGGGTATGAGTTGGTGCCGCTGGTCCGGCAGGTCCGCCGCCGCCCCACGTCGAATTCCTTCCCGTCCGGGCACTCCGCGAGCGCCGCGGCGTTCGCCGTCGGGGTGGGTTTGGAGAACCCGATGGTGGGTTTCGGGCTGGCGTTGCTGGCCGGCCTGGTCGGTCTGTCGCGGGTGGCCACCGGCGCGCACTACCCCGGCGATGTCATCGCCGGATTCGGCATCGGGGCGGGTCTGGCGGTGCTGGGCGGCCGCCTCGTCCCGCCGATCGCCGAAACCGCCCTCCCCAAGACCGAACCGCTTCGCGTCGAAACACCCGAACGGCCCGACGGCGCCGGGGTGGTGCTGGTCATCAATCCGGAGTCGGGCAGCGGCACCGGGGCACGCGTCGTCGACGAGGTGCGCGACGCACTGCCGAAAGTCGACATCCACGAATTGGGTCCCGACGATGACCCGGTGGAGGTCTTGCGCGAAGCCGCCGAGCGCGCCGAGGTGCTTGCCGTCGGCGGCGGTGACGGCACCGTCGCGGCCGCCGCCGGGGTGGCCATCGACGCCGGACTTCCCCTGGCGGTTTTTCCCGCCGGAACGTTCAACCATTTCGCCAAGGACATCGGCTGTGACACCGTGGCCAAGACCGTCGACGCGATCCGGCGCGGCAGCGTGGCGTGCGTGGACCTGGTGTGCCTCAACGAAAGTCAGATGGTCCTCAACACCGCCAGCATCGGCGCCTACCCGACCTTCGTGCAGCAGCGCGAAAAACTGGAGAAGCGCATCGGCAAGCCGCTGGCCGGCCTCTACGCCATGCTGCACACGTTGCGCCGCGACGAGCCCGTCCGGATCTCGTACGACAACAAGACGCTGCTGACATCGCTGTTCTTCCTTGGCAATTCCCTGTACCTGCCCACCGGGTTCGCGCCGGCGCGACGGACCCGGATGGACGACGGCCTGATCGACGTCCGCATGCTCGAAGCGGGACGACGGTGGGCGCGGACCAGGATCCTGGCCGCGCTCGCGCTGGGAGGGTTGGAGCGCAGCCCGCTCTATCACGAGCTTCAGGTGCCGGAGTTCAGCTTCGCCGCCGTCGACGGCCCGACGGTCATCGCCTGCGACGGCGAGGTCGGCGACGAATACGAAAAGGCCAGCTTCAGCGCCAAGTACCGGGTGCTTCCGGTGTTCCGACCCTGCGACTAA
- a CDS encoding GAP family protein, with protein sequence MAGSWGTVLTGLVPLGLVISLSPLTVIPAVLVLQAPRPRPSGLAFLSGWALTLAALTALSVAASHLLGGLDKSPPRWSSWLRVVLGSALIVYGIYKWLNRHGQAESPAWMRSFASITPARAGMMGAVLAVVRPDVVLICIPAGLGIGTAGLGVAGDWVAAAFFVVIAASSVAIPILAYAAAGSRLDDPLARLKEWMDRNNAALLAAVLVLIGAMVLYHGIHAL encoded by the coding sequence ATGGCAGGAAGCTGGGGGACGGTGCTGACCGGTCTCGTTCCGCTCGGGCTGGTCATCTCGCTCTCGCCGCTCACGGTCATCCCGGCGGTGTTGGTGCTGCAGGCGCCGCGGCCGCGGCCGAGCGGTCTGGCGTTCTTGAGCGGCTGGGCGCTGACCCTCGCCGCGCTGACGGCGCTCTCCGTCGCCGCCTCCCACCTGCTCGGCGGCCTGGACAAGTCGCCGCCGCGATGGTCGTCGTGGCTGCGCGTGGTGCTGGGGTCGGCGCTGATCGTGTACGGCATCTACAAGTGGCTCAACCGGCACGGCCAGGCCGAGTCCCCCGCTTGGATGCGCTCGTTCGCCAGCATCACCCCGGCCCGGGCCGGGATGATGGGGGCGGTGCTGGCCGTGGTGCGGCCGGACGTGGTGCTCATCTGCATCCCGGCGGGATTGGGCATCGGCACCGCCGGGCTCGGCGTCGCCGGTGACTGGGTGGCCGCCGCGTTCTTCGTTGTCATCGCGGCGTCAAGCGTCGCGATCCCGATCTTGGCTTACGCGGCGGCCGGCAGCCGTCTCGACGACCCGCTGGCGCGGCTCAAGGAGTGGATGGACCGCAACAACGCCGCCCTGCTCGCGGCGGTCTTGGTGCTGATCGGTGCGATGGTGCTCTACCACGGGATTCACGCCCTGTAG
- a CDS encoding GAP family protein, translated as MDASWASVLSKLIALAAVIALSPITVIPAVLVLHAPRPRPASLAFLGGWLLGLVTLTAAFVSGSELLSGVHAAPPKWAAWVRLAFGLALIALAAYHWFTRHRQRSMPRWMRSFSTLSPGRAGVIGAVLVPLRPEVLILCAAAGLAVGNSSLSAGEQFVAAAIFVIVAASTVAIPILAYVGAGDRLDDALERLKAWMEANHDAMLAVILILIGLIVLYNGIRALA; from the coding sequence GTGGACGCAAGTTGGGCCTCGGTACTGAGCAAGCTCATCGCGTTGGCGGCGGTCATCGCCCTGTCACCGATCACGGTCATTCCCGCGGTGCTGGTGCTGCACGCGCCGCGGCCGCGCCCGGCCAGTCTCGCCTTCCTCGGCGGCTGGCTGCTGGGCCTCGTCACGCTCACCGCCGCGTTCGTCAGCGGCTCGGAGTTGCTCAGCGGGGTCCACGCGGCCCCGCCGAAATGGGCGGCGTGGGTGCGGCTGGCCTTCGGCCTGGCACTCATCGCGCTGGCGGCGTACCACTGGTTCACCCGGCATCGGCAGCGCAGCATGCCGCGCTGGATGCGTTCGTTCTCCACCCTCTCGCCGGGACGCGCCGGAGTGATAGGGGCGGTGCTGGTGCCGTTGCGGCCCGAGGTGCTGATCCTGTGCGCGGCCGCCGGCCTGGCCGTCGGCAACAGCAGCCTGAGCGCCGGCGAGCAGTTTGTCGCCGCCGCGATCTTCGTCATCGTCGCCGCGTCGACGGTCGCGATCCCGATACTGGCCTACGTCGGCGCCGGTGATCGTCTCGACGATGCCCTGGAACGTCTCAAAGCCTGGATGGAAGCGAACCACGACGCGATGCTGGCCGTCATCCTGATTCTGATCGGGTTGATCGTGCTCTACAACGGGATTCGCGCGCTGGCTTGA
- a CDS encoding glycosyltransferase family 39 protein, which translates to MAGAARPSFWYDEAATISAAYSRSLTQMWHMLGNVDAVHGLYYLLMHGWFRVFPPTEFWSRAPSALAVGGAAAGVIVLGKQFSSRTVAVASGVFCAILPRTTWAGIEARPYAMSMMAAVWLTVVLVYAARRETGWPWLSYAVALACSVVLDAYLALLLAAYAVLIGVFHRSRTALVGFTIASVVAVGALLPFLMTVAGQAHQISWVAPIGHRTVEDVLMQQYFERCPPFAVLSALLIGAAIVLWLSGSARLAASERQLLVLATGWLVAPTVAIVTYSALVHPIYTPRYLCFTAPALALIMGVCAGAVVARPWVATAVVGLFAVAAAPNYVRVQRNPYAKYGMDYSQVADLITAKAAPGDCLLVNDTVTFMPAPMRPLLAARPDAYRKLIDLTLWQRATDRNDVFDTNLIPEVVAGPLSQCGVVWIITQADPSQPAHEQGPALPPGPVYWASTAFAVPHDLGFRLVERWQFNLVQVFKAER; encoded by the coding sequence ATGGCCGGCGCCGCCCGGCCGTCCTTCTGGTACGACGAGGCCGCGACCATCTCGGCCGCCTACAGCCGGTCACTGACCCAGATGTGGCACATGCTGGGCAACGTGGACGCCGTCCACGGCTTGTACTACCTGCTCATGCACGGCTGGTTCCGGGTTTTCCCGCCCACCGAGTTCTGGTCGCGCGCGCCCAGCGCCCTGGCGGTGGGGGGCGCCGCCGCGGGCGTCATCGTGCTGGGCAAGCAGTTCTCCTCCCGGACCGTCGCGGTGGCCTCCGGCGTGTTCTGCGCGATCCTGCCGCGGACCACGTGGGCGGGCATCGAGGCCCGCCCCTACGCGATGTCGATGATGGCCGCCGTGTGGCTGACCGTTGTGCTGGTCTATGCCGCGCGCCGTGAAACCGGCTGGCCGTGGCTGTCTTACGCTGTCGCGCTGGCCTGCTCGGTCGTGCTCGACGCCTACCTCGCGCTGTTGCTGGCGGCGTACGCCGTGTTGATCGGCGTTTTCCACCGGAGCCGAACGGCGTTGGTGGGCTTCACCATTGCGTCGGTCGTGGCCGTGGGCGCGCTGCTGCCGTTCCTGATGACGGTCGCCGGGCAGGCGCACCAGATCAGCTGGGTCGCACCCATCGGCCACCGCACCGTCGAAGACGTGCTGATGCAGCAGTATTTCGAGCGATGCCCGCCGTTCGCCGTGCTGTCGGCGTTGCTGATCGGTGCGGCAATCGTGTTGTGGCTCAGCGGTTCCGCGCGGCTGGCGGCGTCGGAGCGGCAGCTGTTGGTGCTCGCGACGGGGTGGCTTGTCGCACCGACCGTCGCGATCGTGACGTATTCGGCGCTGGTTCACCCGATCTACACGCCGCGCTACTTGTGCTTCACCGCGCCGGCGCTGGCGCTGATTATGGGCGTCTGCGCTGGCGCGGTGGTGGCCAGACCCTGGGTGGCCACCGCGGTCGTCGGCCTGTTCGCGGTGGCCGCCGCGCCGAATTACGTTCGGGTGCAACGCAATCCGTACGCCAAATACGGAATGGACTACAGCCAGGTCGCCGACCTGATCACCGCGAAAGCGGCGCCGGGCGACTGCCTACTGGTGAACGACACGGTGACGTTCATGCCGGCGCCCATGCGCCCGCTGTTGGCGGCGCGCCCGGATGCCTATCGCAAGCTGATCGATCTCACGCTGTGGCAGCGTGCGACTGACCGCAACGACGTCTTCGACACCAATCTCATCCCCGAGGTGGTGGCCGGACCGTTGAGCCAGTGCGGCGTCGTCTGGATCATCACCCAGGCCGACCCGTCCCAGCCGGCGCACGAACAGGGTCCGGCGCTGCCGCCCGGCCCGGTCTATTGGGCGAGCACGGCCTTCGCGGTCCCGCACGACTTGGGCTTCCGGCTGGTCGAGCGCTGGCAGTTCAACCTGGTTCAGGTGTTCAAAGCGGAACGGTAA